CGACGGAGAAACATTTATTTCGGCTGATGATTTGCGAATAAATCTTTGGAATCTGGAGATTAGCAATCAGAGTTTCAATATCGTTGATGTCAAGCCTGAGAAAATGGAAGATCTATCTGGTAAAGCCCTGCGTAACTGCTGCTCTTTCACTCCAATAAGCAATAGGATGCTAATACGGCAATGGTTCTTGCAGAGGTTATCACATCAGCAGAGTTTCATCCTACTCATTGCAATATGTTAGCTTATAGCAGTTCCAAAGGCTCTATTCGCCTGCTTGATCTGCGCCAATCAGCTTTATGTGATTCACATTCCAAATTGTAAGTCTTGAGACTTTGCAATTCTGTTTAAGTTTGTTTCATCAAAATATCTCTCGCACCTCCTTTCTTTGGAATATAAACACTGAAGCTAACATTGCGTGTTTCTGCAGGTTTGAGGAACCAGAGGCAGCAGGTCCTAAGTCGTTCTTCACTGAGATAATTGCTTCAGTGTCAGACATCAAATTTGCAAAAGAAGGAAGATATCTCCTTAGCCGTGACTACATGACACTCAAGGTCCATACACTTTCATTGGCATTAGATATAACTATGCCCTTAAAGCTATCAGTGGCTGGTTTCTAATTCTTCTCGTAAGATAAACTGAACTTATAGTTATGTTTTCTCCTTGTCAGTTATGGGACATCAACATGGATTCAGGTCCGGTATCAACTTTCCAGGTTCATGAGTATCTGAAACCGAAGGTAAGTTTCCTATACTTTTGAGTGAACTGCTTTTGTCCAACTGGTGCGTAGCTGATTGGTACTCCATTTCCCTTGGCCAATATCAGCTCTGTGATTTATATGAAAATGATTCCATCTTTGACAAGTTTGAGTGTTGCATAAGTGGCAATGGACTGCGAGCAGCTACAGGTTCTTACAGGTATATGCCCCGGAAAGCAGAGCATGTTTCTTTGTTATTAGCATTATCATCTATACTCATTCCTTCCGCTCGCTCACATTGCTCTATCCAGCAATATGTTCCGTGTGTTTGGTGTTTCCCCCGGAAGTACCGAGTCTGCAACTTTAGAAGCAAGCAGGAATCCTATGAGGTAAAAGCTATTAAGAGTTAGTGTACTCGATCTTATCTTCCTTAccttttttttgtggttttatCATAGGAGACATGTCCCAGTTCCCTCGAGGCCATCCAGACTAGGCAGTATAGCGCGTGTTGTAGGTAGAGgtcagtctctctctctctctccctctccctttCTCATTTAAGCTACCTTTTAAGATCAAATTAGTAAGTAAATACACTGAAATGGTGAAAGCAGGATCAGAGAGTGCAGGAGGAGTCGATGGGAGTAGCAATGCTCTTGATTACAAAACAAAGTTGCTGCATCTTGCTTGGCATCCAAATGAGAACTCTATTGCTTGTGCCGCTGGAAATAGCTTGTACATGTACTATGGTTAGCCACATTACTCAGcccaaaaaaaaggaaatcgCTGTATACATCATCATCATTGATCACATAAGCTCTTTAATCATCATGCTGGACTTGTGCACCTGGAAACTACTTTACAGGATCAAGAAAGAAAGAGGTGAAAATCCGATTGAAAGAAATCGTGATTTTAGTAAAAGCTAATCTCATATGACTTTTGGATTGGATATAAGATTAGTTTATTTTACAATCTTTTCTGTCTTGTGTAatcattgttttattgattctttTTTGTTAAACTTGTTTCTCCTCTGTTgacttattaaaataatacatttcatttactaatattattttcctatttatttgttttgactttttcaatataaaacaaaaacaaaacaaagcatGCAACCCCTCCATAATAGGAATGGTTCATGCAAGTATTTGAAAATGGACAATTTggatattaaaaagtattatttataatattctaataaaatCGGGACGCTAAATTTAAATAACGTTTTCAAAACAAGCATTGTAGATATCATTCtcactaaattttaaaactgaacGAATAATTTGGTTATTAAATCCATTTCTCGTTgagataaattaaattattccaAATGCTTAAGtattacaaattaaatatatggggcaaaacaaaattcaaaacgagtatagattttttttttgttaaaaatgtataaatgaaaagttttttttcgaTATGCTCTATCGGCCGATCCGTTTGGTTTCAGAAATAACACACTTAGTGATAAAAAGTGAATTGATTATTACACTGCCTAATCCAAATTTAGAATGTTTTCCGATTAATGTCAGAGTATAGCTTTATCACAGGTTAATAGCTACCAAGTAAACTGTTTGGGTGAAAGCCCAAATCCAAACTTCCCACGTAACTGTGATTTTGTTTCAAGGGAGACTCGAACCCCAGGCGAGTGTAATAGCACATTCTCAGGTCTTATCTACCACTTGACCACAATCATGTGGGCATAAATGAAAATGTTTGTGTTACACATTGACATTGTGTTAATAAATTGCTTGAGATGATTTTATAGcaaaaagattttattttaaatgaaaacatattCAATCGATATTTATCAACACTTCAACATTGAACCATGCGAGCGATAAATAAATTGAGTCCGACAAAGTCCATATGAATCAGATACCAAATTTCATAGCATGAGGGATGCATTTTTCGACCGAGGGAGAGGGAGCCAGAGATCATAGCCGTAGAAGTGATGTCAGGGTCGGGATACAAACGGTCATGGATGACGGTAGCTTAACGTGACGACAAAGATTGTCAAAACTGGTTTTGACTCTTGTGCGGCTTTGGTTCAGTGTATCACGATAAAAAGTGACGATGGTGATTCGATGTTCCAAGGTAGGGTTTCAAGTCTAATGAtgccttttttattttctagtttCACGATCCAAACtccaagaaaaataaaattggcTTGTTAAGCACGCAATCTGGTTTTTGGTCGGTTAATTCTGAGGCCATAGTGGGGTCAAGACTCAAAAGCATCTTATCgtctgtgttttttttaaagtcaaGAGTACCATATCGTCTGAGTTTGTGTGTCCTCattgattataaatttaaactgtttttactgctaactaaaaaatcaagtaaacaaaaataaatgtggtttaataaaatttaagagaAAATATGATCAAAATGACAAGCACAAGTAAACAAACTCTACAAGATTAGTTAAGTCAACAAGTCAATGACAAAGTTTCAACGCGTGAAGTGATGTCAATGAAAGGCATTGGAGGAAAATTCTAAGAaattgctcaaaaaaaaaaaaaaagttcactaATTcctacttttaatttttttttgccaaaataaaataaaacattgatATTTAACCACACTACCGTTAAACTCAAAAGTCAAAAAGTTAAATTCTGTGcgcaaattttaaatttaaatgatttagCGTCTGACTGAATGTCATCAATAGAGTCACACATCGAGAAAACTATTTACTCCATGTTCAGCTCATATTTTACCAATCaggtaaaataaaagttatctTTGTTTGCACTGGTTACTGTTTGAAAAAGGGTAAATAGGTTACTTTTTTATCTCATTGTTTCTAGATTGGAAAATGATTTACGCTGCTTactattttcctttttacttatttactcttttatctttcctttttactctatttttttttttacttttatttactCCACTATCTACCAATCACATTCTTAGCACTgaacttgataaaaaaaaataatttagcaTTGAACATACATAATTTAATGACTCACtctataatgatttttttttttaaagtagtgCATTTTGTTACAATTTCATTACAAGTTAATTAAATTTCAGAAGCAATGTTCTTTTTGTTGGCCTTTTTCAAGTTTATGTCAAATTTTTCGCCAAAAATTAGTATGATATTGTTTATTATGGATCTAAGAATATAAGTTCACATAAATTTAGTTTTGCGTTCCTTTTCCAAAGACTTCGTATTAATAAAGTTATATATCCAATTATAgaagatattattaaaaaaaaaaaatcaatgtgaAATTTTGATTGCATTAACAACTAGTCTTGACGAAATTTTGAAGGTGGTTCATCTCATCGATCCGTTGACAAAATCTTGGAATGTGAACTTGCTCAATGCATATATACACCCGGAGGATGTCAAAATTATTAGAGGTCTGGCTATAAGCCGGAATGATAGACAAGATTCTTATGGATGAGCTTTCACAGAGTCATGAAAATATACAGTTAAGTCTGGATATAGGGTGGAATCATTATTTCCAGATAAAGCACAAGATTTGGTTCCTTATGGTCCAAATATTAAACCGTTACTAACTTTCTGCTGGAAACTTAAATGTGCTCCGAAACTTAGACACTTTGTTTGGCAAATTCTCTCTGGTACTGTTTCGGTGACAAATAATTTAAGGGCGCATGGTATTAATTGTGATACACGATGCAGTATTTGTGGTGCCGAGGAAGAGTCAGTGATCATGCTTTATTTGAATGCCCACCAGCTCTGCAAACCTGAGCTTCATCAAAAATCCCTTCAGCCCCTGGTATTTTCCCCACCGCTTCGGTGTTTACTAATATGGATTATCTTTTTTGGAGATTGCCAAAACAATATGATTTTAACAACTTtccatggatattatggtacatttggaaaaatagaaacaataaagtttttaataatagagatggaAACCCTCAGGAAATTCTTCGAATTGCGGAAGTGGAGAGTGAGGTATGGGCGGAGGCTCAAATAACAATTCCAGAAAGGCAGTTTTCGGATACACAAACCTTTGACTGGCAATCTTCGGGTCACTCGAGGACTTGTTTCATAGATGGTGCGTGGAAGGAGAATGATAAATTTTCCGGGCAGTGATGGTTCTGCAGGGGCGTAGGATCAGAAGAGAAGATGATGGGGCAGATGAATCTCCGAAGAAGCTTATCAGCTCTACATGCAGAATGTGAAGCTTTGATATGGGCTATGGAGTGCATAAAGACCCTTGATTTTCAGACGTAGTTTTTGCAACAgactgttctcaattggtgaagatggtgtcctCACCTGAcgaatggccagcttttgctACACACTTGGACGAGTTTCGACGCAGTAAGAGTTTTTTTCCTTCCTTCAAGATTCAACATATACCAAGAGAAACTAATGTAGTGGCGGACAAGCTTGCACGAGGTGCTCGGAGTTCCCCATCAGATGTGTTCTATGTTGATTCCATCCCACCGGCTGGACTTTCCGAGTCGGTAGGGCCTTTATCATAGTTTAGTTAttattgttgtcaaaaaaaaaaaaaaaacaaccagtCTCAAGCCAAGTACCACATTAGTTGCTTAAACTTCTAATGTGGGACTTTAATTGTATCCACATCAAATTTTCTCTACAAGCCAAATACCACACAAGTCATTAGCCTCCAACCGCCAACGAAATTTAGCACACATCTTATATTTCCGTAGTTACTAACATGATTCTTCACCTAGTCTTTGTTACGCTATTATAATTTATTCACTTAACCTTAATATCACCATTAGGACATAACCTAATCCTTACAACACCATTAAGATTTATCTACCTAATCTTTGTATTTAGGGAAAGACTTTCTACACAAGTCTCTTGCACCTTCAATCGTAAGGTCACTTTGAGAATGCTCTTCCAAAAATTGAACTTTAAAGAATTTGTTTGTTGTTCTCTGCAACACATCTTCCCTTCTCACCAATGATCTGATCGTCATCCTCGAACTTGGaaaatattttggtctttttacAAATTTTCTTCGTCCTAACTTTAATACCAATTATCAGATTTTTCAAGTTTATCTCCAACTATTTCGCGAATGATTAGTATGATATTATCCATTTTAAACCTAAGAGATAAACCTAGATAAATTTAGTTTTGGATTCTTTCCTAAAAGATCATGTACTAATCagaattgaatattttattatatatcccttatatattaacgaaaaacattgtaataaatatgttcacactataatagacacgtgaTAGTCTTATAGTGATTTGCGCACTGACATGCCACGTGTAGAAAGTTTTCAAGCAAACTCtacataaatgtgttcacactatgtattttacgttttgtttttaaatataaaactcacatgtaacgttccaataaaactcacaCTATCCATATTTTCCGATTCGAATCAAAATGGATAACAAATCAAAAGTccaattatacatatattatttttattatttacggATAGGCCgagaaaaatattcataattttttgattcaatttgttatccgttttgattaaaaccgaaaaatccgaaTATCCGTAACCCTACGAAgaaaatcaaatacaaaaatgcaatataaaaatgaagaaaataacaaatactaatatttttatgaacggatatccgatttgatccgttatatgcatatataatatatttaaagaattatatataagttatatatattatagtttatataatttttacaatattttatgtattaaatttataatactaggtattagaatttaaaaagttaaataataatttatttttgtaatgaattattattgttttatatatttttcattttttaaaaaaaaattattttatttacggatcaaattgGATGTCcgtgaaaattctaaaattatCCGGATATCTGAGCACTGAATATCCGGGTGGCTACGGATCGAATCGACACTAATACCTCCGAATACCTGGATATTCGATCCGTACCGACTcctatttacggatacaattttgattttatttatatgaaaaaaatccaCTAATATCTAGgcttatcttatttttaattaattttattttaagaattttatctttcatgtgttattttgaataaaattgtcatttaaaattgattaacaatatctttatatatttatcaaccacttttatatactttacatacacatacaagTGGACATTGACGTGATCACTTATATAACCAAATATTCACCACAACTGAAGTATCTAATTCTTTCAGAAAttgaaatattcttttttaatgtttctttcGTTATCggccaaattgtagtgaaatgatgtctcaataattttattttatttttatttaattattatatgcttagaaactataatatgaaaccattggttcgacatgagaactatctaaaattcatataatctgaaaccaaataaataataataatttttggttatcaccagaaaaaccaaaaacatcaacattttgaaccgaacaaaccaaaataaatgtcGATTTAGAATTATAGCTATATCTTaggaaattaaaaacaaaaaacaactgaaaaccgaactgatatccagattaaacatatttaatttctccttattaaaaaataacaaaactaataattaCATCCCGCAAGGCGCATGttattatttagttaaaattatttttcaaacttCCAAATGTGTGATTTTGATTACATTCACAACATATTTTATTGTGATGTTAGTtataactagatctcgatctgcgcaaccgcgcagatttttgttttgttttattttatataaatattttgttttcaattctaaattggtatgtctataaatttttaaaacataataagtttacggtatattttttcattgaatagattgttttaaactttcacatgtatttgtatcttcttcaatatatatatatagtttcggattattattttattattaaaatcgtaactatatatataaaaattagtaaaatattgttttattgtcatattcaaagatattgtaatatttcaaaaatttagaatgttttttaaaaattaaaattttcgcttcatagatttatattatcgagtaaatatttaaacatttagtttttgtttaatttttaaaataaactatatagtttaaaatttggtttcattggtttaaggtagtaaagattaatcattgttagataatatgatttttgttatttaaaaaaaatctttataattttaaaaagtaacatctacaaatatttaaatattttaacatatggaggtatagtattacaacattaaattatatctatttaatttatattatctataagtCCAATGGATCATTTAttctttaaatccaattattgataacTCAATAAAAATTcctggtaggcccaaaatttaaatgataagattagagattaaatgtaacatgattttttataaataggTCCATTatgtcaattttttaaaaaatcatacatgaatcaaagttgtgacttctgttttaatatataagattagctcgctataaaaaaaagtaaaataaaaattgaatgtCTTCTAATAGTATTAATATCTGTCAAAATTAACATAACcatgatttcaattttcaaaGTTGGAAATAGAAAGCTATTCGCGTACTTACAGAATAGGAAAATAAGAAATTTAGTCTTGAAATTTCGATCAGCACAAACCAATGTCAATTAGAAAATCATCACAAACTCTTTAATTTCAGCTTGCGAGGTTGGTACTTTGATTTGATTATAATCTAGCAAACGACAAAAAGTAAGTGTTGAATTTGTCATTCTGTGATTCCATTCAAAtaatcctctctctctcacacacacacacacatacatacaCTATAAACCAACCAAATATCTCCACTCTTTATCTCTCTTATTCATAACCTGCAATTGCCACCATCAAAAAATATTCCatctttctcttttaaaaaactCTGAAGACATTAGATTTCATTCACTTTcttctatttttcaagaaagacGTCATTTTGATCCAAaggaaccaaacaaaaaaagatgCAGGACCTGACGTCAGCGTATTACCACCACCAATCGATGCTAATGATGGCGGCTAAGCAGCAGCAGCCAGAGTTACCGGAGCAACAGCAGCTAAAGTGCCCTCGCTGTGACTCACCCAACACCAAATTCTGTTACTACAACAACTACAACCTGTCTCAGCCACGTCATTATTGCAAAAACTGTCGTCGTTACTGGACCAAAGGCGGTTCCCTCCGTAACATCCCCGTCGGCGGCGGATCTCGTAAGAACACTAAACGGTCCTATTCTTCTTCTCCGTCGAGCAGCAATCTGAAGGACAAAACCGTCGCTGTTCCCGACCAGAAACCTAATTCTGAGGAGGAGTCCCGACCGAAACCAGTGGAAGAAGAGAGGAGAATGACGGGTCAGGAAATGGATCCGACCCGGATGTTATACGGGTTACCGGTTGGAGATCCGAGATTCACTTCGCTGTTGGGTGCGGATGTCGGGATTCGTTACGAAACCGGGTCGAATTGGTATCCGGGTATACATTTGGGTTTGGGTCCGGGTATCCCGAGGGATGATTGATGACGCGCGTGAAGAGTAATAGAGTGGAGAAGAACTGAATGAAATAACGTCAAGGGTAATTTAGTAAATTCAATATGGTTATCT
This Brassica napus cultivar Da-Ae chromosome C6, Da-Ae, whole genome shotgun sequence DNA region includes the following protein-coding sequences:
- the LOC106430603 gene encoding serine/threonine protein phosphatase 2A 55 kDa regulatory subunit B alpha isoform-like, which gives rise to MNGDDEEMVAASVDPYLPLEWRFSQVFGERSAGEEVQEVDVISAIEFDHYGDHLATGDRGGRVVLFERSDVRNSSGGARRDLEETDHHPLRHPEFRYKTEFQSHDPEFDYLKSLEIEEKINKIRWCQTANGALFLLSTNDKTIKYWKVQDKKMKKVCEVNSDPSKTGALASSSNPSITTACLGNGGVISSLRFPVVTSHESSPVARCRRVYSHAHDYHINSISNNSDGETFISADDLRINLWNLEISNQSFNIVDVKPEKMEDLSEVITSAEFHPTHCNMLAYSSSKGSIRLLDLRQSALCDSHSKLFEEPEAAGPKSFFTEIIASVSDIKFAKEGRYLLSRDYMTLKLWDINMDSGPVSTFQVHEYLKPKLCDLYENDSIFDKFECCISGNGLRAATGSYSNMFRVFGVSPGSTESATLEASRNPMRRHVPVPSRPSRLGSIARVVGRGSESAGGVDGSSNALDYKTKLLHLAWHPNENSIACAAGNSLYMYYG
- the LOC106430578 gene encoding dof zinc finger protein DOF1.7 yields the protein MQDLTSAYYHHQSMLMMAAKQQQPELPEQQQLKCPRCDSPNTKFCYYNNYNLSQPRHYCKNCRRYWTKGGSLRNIPVGGGSRKNTKRSYSSSPSSSNLKDKTVAVPDQKPNSEEESRPKPVEEERRMTGQEMDPTRMLYGLPVGDPRFTSLLGADVGIRYETGSNWYPGIHLGLGPGIPRDD